A window from Primulina eburnea isolate SZY01 chromosome 2, ASM2296580v1, whole genome shotgun sequence encodes these proteins:
- the LOC140823417 gene encoding uncharacterized protein has translation MATTGSSAVSSSSAAAVYKPTKTRAGKQHNQDEQKRHRSVFEVSQDFFDSCLLLKGPSSSLPDSDSSRLSFLSLEDVELELESREKLIDNDLAGVPYSNNVDSNINLKSMQRWSCNTCKAEFESLQDQRFHFKSDLHRFNIKLSISGKSSIREEDFDETTSDSLCKDYDISSISGSEDEEERENGVIVDRQSGNSGVLKSKIFMQLQTGERVSVWRCLVLVESENISFENDQKLDMDGGWGVLHLSHKQVIEKLKYIVHEPRDNTCLRIVLLARGGHFAGCVFDGNSLVAHKTFHRYVVRAKAGKKQSSKDAGGRGIHSAGASLRRYNEFALKKDVQELLTSWKPYFAVASCIFIHAPSNNRQLLFDGEKPYFVCLHHAIRNIPLSVRRPTFKEARRVYGLLTHIAYEISEETAPSSTQEDSFSGVSIGNDSCVESSNTESKENLEGTCISETLAVLKEIDGLSVSLEIKNEDANIDGLSMSLETKNENTDISTATPLHEAAKSGNSQKILELLENGLDPCIRDERGQTPYMLASEKEARNTFRRFMALNLEKWDWQAAQVPSALTKEMEETQAAKQAEKDAKKKAKAKELKKLRKAREKKAQAEAAQSQNAPVTSKTFIGQSSGSVTVSKEEEHKRIQDAEREKRAAAAERRIAAVTAAEAPKTLGTGPTAAPTGAEMLCSCCNVSLSGIVPFHRYHYKYCSTSCMHVHREVLEDG, from the exons ATGGCCACCACTGGCTCGTCGGCCGTCTCCTCCTCTTCCGCCGCCGCCGTGTATAAACCAACTAAAACGCGTGCTGGAAAGCAGCACAATCAAGACGAGCAAAAACGCCATCGTTCGGTCTTCGAAGTTTCGCAGGATTTCTTCGATTCCTGCCTCCTACTCAAGGGTCCTTCCTCTTCTTTACCGGATTCCGATTCCTCCCGTCTCTCCTTCCTATCCTTGGAAGACGTAGAATTGGAACTAGAATCGAGAGAGAAACTTATTGACAATGATCTTGCTGGTGTTCCTTACAGTAATAACGTGGATAGCAATATTAATTTGAAATCTATGCAGAGATGGTCTTGCAATACGTGTAAGGCGGAGTTCGAGTCTCTCCAAGACCAAAGATTTCACTTTAAATCCGACCTACATCGTTTCAAT ATAAAGCTAAGTATTTCTGGAAAAAGTAGCATCCGcgaggaagattttgatgaaacgACGTCTGATTCTCTATGCAAAGACTATGACATATCAAGTATCTCAGGATCAGAAGATGAAGAAGAGAGAGAGAATGGTGTTATCGTTGATAGACAGAGTGGAAACAGTGGAGTTTTGAAAAGTAAGATATTTATGCAGTTACAAACAGGGGAGAGAGTTTCGGTTTGGAGATGTCTAGTTCTCGTTGAGTCTGAAAATATTTCATTTGAAAATGACCAAAAGCTTGACATGGATGGTGGTTGGGGAGTGCTGCATTTGTCTCATAAGCAAGTGATTGAAAAGCTGAAATACATAGTTCATGAACCTAGAGATAACACCTGTTTGCGGATTGTTTTACTTGCGAGGGGCGGACATTTTGCTGGCTGCGTCTTCGATGGAAACTCTCTTGTGGCTCATAAAACATTCCACAG ATATGTTGTCAGGGCCAAGGCCGGTAAAAAGCAGTCATCAAAAGATGCAGGTGGGCGTGGTATTCATTCTGCTGGAGCTTCACTTCGTCGATATAATGAATTTGCTCTTAAGAAG GATGTTCAAGAGTTGCTTACTTCATGGAAGCCTTATTTTGCTGTTGCATCCTGTATTTTTATTCACGCTCCTTCGAATAATCGTCAACTTCTTTTCGATGGAGAAAAGCCTTATTTTGTATGTCTACATCATGCCATTAGGAATATTCCATTGTCTGTTAGGAGGCCTACCTTTAAGGAAGCTAGGCGAGTATATGGCTTACTGACGCATATTGCTTATGAGATTAGTGAGGAAACAGCCCCCTCCAGTACACAAGAGGACTCATTTTCTGGTGTAAGCATTGGAAATGACAGCTGTGTTGAATCCAGCAACACAGAGTCAAAAGAAAATTTGGAGGGTACTTGTATCTCTGAGACCTTGGCTGTTTTGAAGGAAATAGATGGTTTGTCTGTATCTCTGGAAATAAAAAATGAGGATGCTAATATAGATGGTTTGTCTATGTCTCTGGAAACCAAAAATGAGAATACTGATATCAGCACAGCTACGCCTTTACATGAAGCAGCAAAGTCGGGAAATTCTCAGaaaattttagaacttttaGAAAATGGTCTGGATCCTTGCATCAGAGATGAGAGGGGTCAAACACCATATATGCTTGCCAGTGAGAAAGAGGCGAGGAATACTTTTAGACGGTTTATGGCATTAAACCTTGAGAAGTGGGATTGGCAGGCTGCTCAAGTGCCTAGTGCGTTGACAAAAGAGATGGAAGAAACTCAAGCTGCTAAGCAG GCTGAGAAAGATGCTAAGAAAAAAGCCAAAGCGAAAGAGTTGAAAAAGCTACGGAAAGCAAGAGAGAAGAAAGCTCAG GCTGAAGCTGCTCAATCCCAGAACGCCCCAGTTACATCGAAGACTTTCATTGGTCAATCCAGTGGTTCCGTGACAGTGTCCAAAGAG GAAGAACACAAAAGAATTCAAGATGCTGAAAGAGAAAAGAGAGCTGCTGCTGCCGAGAGAAGAATAGCAGCAGTGACAGCAGCAGAAGCACCAAAAACTCTCGGCACAGGGCCAACGGCTGCTCCAACTGGAGCTGAAATGTTATGCTCATGCTGCAACGTTTCCCTGTCTGGTATAGTACCCTTCCATCGATATCATTATAAGTACTGCAGCACATCATGCATGCATGTACACAGAGAGGTTCTCGAGGACGGGTGA
- the LOC140824756 gene encoding serine/threonine-protein kinase Aurora-3-like has protein sequence MAPHPPKPPKNPPKTPKKQWTIDDFEIGKPLGKGKFGRVYLAREIKSKYIVALKVIFKVQIEKYRLFHQLRREMEIQISLRHPNVLRLYGWFHDDERIFLILEYAHGGELYKELRKSHLLPERQAATYIASLTQALAYCHEKHVIHRDIKPENLLLDHEGRLKIADFGWSVQSRSKRHTMCGTLDYLAPEMVENKAHDYSVDNWTLGVLCYEFLYGVPPFEAESQSDTFRRIMKVDLSFPSTPEVSAEAKNLISQLLVKDSSKRLSLQKIMEHPWIAETADPMGICPN, from the exons ATGGCTCCTCATCCCCCAAAACCCCCAAAAAACCCACCCAAAACTCCCAAAAAGCAATGGACAATCGACGATTTTGAAATCGGGAAACCCCTGGGCAAAGGTAAATTCGGCCGAGTCTACCTAGCTCGTGAAATCAAG AGTAAGTATATAGTGGCGTTGAAGGTGATATTTAAGGTGCAAATCGAGAAGTACAGATTGTTCCATCAGCTGAGAAGAGAAATGGAGATCCAAATAAGCCTCCGCCACCCAAACGTCCTGAGACTCTACGGATGGTTCCATGATGACGAACGGATTTTCTTGATCCTGGAGTATGCTCATGGGGGTGAGCTGTACAAAGAACTGCGGAAATCACACCTCCTTCCCGAGAGACAAGCGGCCACT TACATAGCAAGTCTCACACAAGCTTTGGCGTACTGTCACGAAAAGCATGTGATTCACAGGGATATCAAACCGGAAAATTTGTTGCTCGATCATGAG GGTCGGCTCAAGATTGCAGACTTTGGTTGGTCTGTACAATCCAGAAGCAAAAGACACACCATGTGTGGAACTCTAGACTATTTAGCACCAGAAATGGTGGAGAACAAGGCCCATGACTATTCAGTGGATAATTGGACATTAGGTGTTCTCTgctatgaatttttatatggtGTGCCTCCATTTGAGGCTGAAAGTCAGTCCGACACATTTCGAAG GATTATGAAAGTTGACCTTAGCTTTCCTTCCACTCCTGAAGTGTCTGCCGAAGCCAAAAATCTCATTAGCCAG CTTCTTGTAAAGGACTCGTCAAAACGGCTCTCTCTTCAAAAGATCATGGAACACCCTTGGATAGCTGAGACTGCTGACCCCATGGGCATCTGCCCAAACTAA
- the LOC140824755 gene encoding 2-methylene-furan-3-one reductase-like, with protein MQKAWLYEEYGPKEVLTFGDFPIPTPTKNQLLIKVRAAALNPIDFKLRNKPLAPLDFPVVPGCDMSGTVVEKHDQARRFKIGDDVYGNIQDFNAKGKLKQLGSLAQFVVVEEELVAKKPKNVSFEEAASLPVAVQTAVEAFKAGGFQEGGSVFVVGGAGGVGSMAVQLAKHVYRACLVGASSSGGKLDFVKALGADKVVDYTKTRYREIQDKYDLVIDTIGDSTNSYVVGKEYAPIVDITWPPSNPRAIHSSLKVSGEILERLNPFLECGKVKAVIDPNGPYHLCDVSKAFEYLETGRAKGKVVISPF; from the exons ATGCAAAAAGCTTGGCTCTATGAAGAGTACGGTCCCAAAGAAGTCCTCACGTTTGGCGACTTCCCAATTCCTACTCCGACCAAAAATCAACTCCTGATTAAAGTACGTGCTGCGGCCTTGAATCCCATTGATTTCAAGTTGCGTAACAAGCCACTAGCCCCTCTCGATTTCCCG GTTGTTCCCGGCTGCGATATGTCTGGAACTGTGGTCGAAAAACACGATCAAGCCAGAAGATTCAAAATCGGGGACGATGTCTACGGAAACATTCAAGACTTCAACGCAAAAGGGAAGCTAAAACAGCTTGGATCCCTGGCACAATTCGTGGTTGTGGAGGAAGAACTGGTGGCAAAGAAGCCGAAAAACGTGTCGTTTGAGGAGGCGGCCAGCCTTCCCGTGGCGGTCCAAACCGCCGTAGAAGCATTCAAGGCTGGTGGTTTCCAAGAAGGGGGTTCAGTTTTTGTAGTTGGTGGGGCTGGTGGAGTAGGGAGTATGGCTGTTCAATTGGCGAAGCATGTGTATAGAGCTTGTTTGGTTGGTGCATCATCTAGTGGTGGGAAACTAGATTTTGTGAAGGCTTTGGGGGCTGATAAAGTGGTTGATTATACCAAGACCCGCTATCGCGAAATCCAAGACAAGTATGATCTTGTTATCGACACCATag GTGATTCGACGAATTCGTATGTGGTGGGCAAGGAATACGCCCCGATCGTCGACATAACATGGCCTCCATCAAACCCTAGAGCTATACATTCGAGCTTGAAGGTATCAGGAGAAATCTTGGAGAGACTCAACCCATTTTTAGAGTGTGGCAAGGTGAAAGCAGTGATCGATCCAAATGGTCCATACCATTTGTGTGATGTTTCTAAAGCATTTGAGTATTTAGAGACAGGGAGAGCCAAAGGAAAAGTTGTGATTTCTCCCTTTTAG